In one Myxococcales bacterium genomic region, the following are encoded:
- a CDS encoding serine/threonine protein kinase: protein MSGGGADRSGEVLGNRYQLVRRIGTGGMGAVYEAIQSDLGRRVALKVLHSHLSLEPTLLERFRREALAAAALGHPNIVSVSDLQSVDDGPPFLVMELLTGVSLRQAIQAAGVMELPRVAFVGAQVLSALGAAHAERIIHRDVKPDNIILIDTTAMRDFVKVLDFGVAKLTRENVEGLTMAGAILGTLSYMAPEQARGDKVDGRADVYSVGACMYHALTGRKPFDKKSRAELYGSVLLEAPVPLREIRPEIDAGLAAIVERALQKKAADRFDTAEDMVKELVSWQKVHGAQSSLPPPGAMRSPSLAPVTPVTPVSITSLTLVAPVSTRAGADGSPAEVLVPKPAAVAAAGAAVPAARRLALHWVILISVLVGVVIERLYALLANR, encoded by the coding sequence ATGTCAGGCGGTGGCGCGGATCGAAGCGGCGAAGTCCTCGGAAATCGCTATCAGCTCGTGCGCCGCATCGGCACCGGCGGCATGGGCGCCGTCTACGAGGCGATCCAGTCGGACCTCGGACGCCGCGTCGCCCTCAAGGTCCTGCATTCGCACCTGTCGCTCGAGCCGACGCTGCTCGAGCGCTTTCGGCGCGAAGCCCTCGCCGCCGCCGCCCTAGGGCACCCCAACATCGTCAGCGTCAGCGACTTGCAGAGTGTCGACGATGGCCCGCCGTTTCTCGTGATGGAGCTGCTCACGGGCGTCTCGCTCCGGCAAGCCATCCAGGCGGCGGGCGTGATGGAACTGCCTCGCGTCGCCTTCGTGGGCGCGCAGGTGCTCTCGGCGCTTGGCGCCGCCCACGCCGAGCGAATCATTCATCGCGACGTGAAGCCCGACAACATCATCCTCATCGACACGACGGCCATGCGCGACTTCGTGAAGGTGCTCGATTTCGGCGTCGCGAAGCTCACGCGTGAGAACGTCGAGGGCCTCACGATGGCGGGAGCGATCCTCGGCACCCTCTCGTACATGGCGCCCGAACAAGCTCGCGGCGACAAGGTCGACGGCCGCGCCGACGTGTATTCGGTTGGCGCGTGCATGTACCACGCGCTCACGGGGCGGAAGCCCTTCGACAAGAAGTCTCGCGCCGAGCTCTACGGCTCCGTGCTGCTCGAGGCGCCGGTGCCGCTCCGCGAAATTAGGCCCGAGATCGACGCGGGCCTCGCCGCCATCGTCGAGCGCGCCCTGCAGAAGAAGGCGGCGGATCGCTTCGACACGGCCGAAGACATGGTCAAAGAGCTCGTCTCTTGGCAGAAAGTCCACGGGGCGCAGTCGTCGCTGCCGCCGCCGGGGGCCATGCGCAGTCCGAGCCTGGCGCCTGTCACGCCCGTCACGCCGGTCTCCATCACTTCGTTGACCCTCGTCGCTCCCGTGTCGACGCGCGCCGGTGCGGACGGCTCACCGGCCGAGGTCCTCGTCCCAAAGCCAGCCGCGGTCGCCGCCGCCGGGGCCGCCGTGCCTGCGGCCAGGCGTTTGGCGCTCCACTGGGTGATCCTCATCAGCGTGCTCGTCGGCGTCGTCATCGAGCGCCTGTACGCGCTCTTGGCGAACCGCTAG
- a CDS encoding DUF362 domain-containing protein, which produces MGPFRPAALEHKSHGPNRRRRIGNLERGARSPQPKPQGSLAGRAGRRHLRRDAPRRRRRRCGSREGREATEPRRVAARGLRALRGAGPGGQGREARLAAGEPALPQARRREGDAHEGADGVHRGAGSRQGRGPLRAQRRQGLRQAQRHRQREHGHQQGARDSLFGGAHRRWRAGAEHHRLGAIPKLPPGHARQRSQRPRRREDSGAPQRRRHHAGAHDPRHRRPHEFVRVLTEATAVINFSLVKDHSICGYTGAMKNMTHGCTVNPHDFHVHHASPQIALLYAQDVIKSRVRLHITDAFKVMAHGGPLWKQPQYVSSYESIFVATDPVAMDTLGWEIVEARRAEKKLRSLTKEGREPAYLKAAADLGLGVYERAQIKLQEFKLS; this is translated from the coding sequence TTGGGCCCTTTTCGCCCGGCCGCCCTGGAGCACAAAAGCCATGGCCCGAATCGTCGACGCCGGATCGGAAATCTTGAGCGCGGTGCGAGAAGCCCACAGCCTAAGCCGCAGGGATCTCTTGCAGGCCGTGCCGGCCGTCGCCACCTTCGGCGCGACGCTCCTCGGCGCCGGCGCCGCCGCTGCGGCTCCCGCGAAGGACGAGAAGCAACTGAACCTCGCCGCGTCGCCGCCCGCGGGCTTCGTGCCCTTCGCGGCGCCGGGCCGGGTGGTCAAGGTCGAGAAGCCCGGCTCGCTGCAGGCGAACCAGCTCTACCCCAAGCCAGAAGACGCGAAGGCGATGCTCACGAAGGCGCTGATGGAGTTCACCGGGGAGCCGGATCTCGTCAAGGCCGTGGGCCGCTTCGTGCACAAAGACGACAAGGTCTGCGTCAAGCTCAACGGCATCGCCAAAGAGAACATGGGCACCAACAAGGAGCTCGTGATTCCCTTTTTGGAGGCGCTCATCGCCGCTGGCGTGCCGGCGCAGAACATCACCGTCTTGGAGCAATACCGAAACTTCCTCCAGGGCACGCGCGTCAGCGATCGCAACGTCCCCGCCGGCGTGAAGACAGCGGTGCACCTCAACGAAGACGCCACCATGCCGGAGCGCATGATCCAAGGCACCGGCGTCCGCACGAGTTCGTTCGCGTCCTCACCGAAGCGACAGCCGTCATCAACTTCTCGCTGGTCAAGGATCACTCGATCTGCGGCTACACCGGCGCCATGAAGAACATGACGCACGGCTGCACCGTGAACCCGCACGACTTCCACGTGCACCACGCGAGCCCGCAGATCGCGCTCCTCTACGCGCAGGACGTCATCAAGAGCCGCGTCCGCCTGCACATCACCGACGCCTTCAAGGTCATGGCGCACGGCGGCCCCTTGTGGAAGCAGCCGCAATACGTGTCGAGCTACGAGTCGATCTTCGTGGCCACCGATCCGGTGGCGATGGACACGCTCGGCTGGGAGATCGTCGAAGCGCGGCGCGCCGAGAAGAAGCTCCGCTCGCTCACGAAGGAAGGCCGCGAGCCCGCCTACCTGAAGGCGGCGGCGGATCTGGGCCTCGGCGTCTACGAGCGGGCGCAGATCAAGCTCCAAGAGTTCAAGCTCAGCTAG
- a CDS encoding GGDEF domain-containing protein: MTEDEETPTITPIAAHEPRPIRKGDACLVVIYGTDLGRRVPLAQSSFEIGRASRSDLPIDQESVSRHHARITKSAEGTFRILDLGSTNGTYVNDVAVSEAKLKDADQIKIGRSILKFMTGDNVETAYHEEIYRLMTVDGLTQLFNKRFFNEALEREFNRARRYERPLSLVVFDIDHFKLKNDQFGHVAGDAVLRQLAMLIQPKLRRDDIFARIGGEEFAVLLPELPLDAAYATGVRLKVLVETGRFSFDEVDIGCTISVGVACLDDKTESPTDLFRAADSALYRAKEEGRNAVRAYGAVSPPTT; this comes from the coding sequence GTGACCGAGGACGAAGAGACCCCGACGATCACGCCGATCGCGGCGCACGAGCCTCGGCCCATCCGCAAGGGCGACGCGTGCCTCGTCGTGATCTACGGCACCGATCTGGGGCGCCGCGTGCCGCTCGCGCAGTCATCGTTTGAGATCGGTCGGGCGTCGCGCTCCGATCTTCCCATCGATCAAGAGAGCGTGAGCCGGCATCACGCGCGCATCACCAAGTCCGCGGAGGGGACGTTCCGCATCCTCGATTTGGGGTCGACCAACGGCACGTACGTGAACGACGTGGCCGTCTCGGAGGCAAAGCTCAAAGACGCCGATCAGATCAAGATCGGCCGCTCGATCCTGAAGTTCATGACCGGCGACAACGTCGAGACCGCATACCACGAAGAGATCTACCGGCTCATGACCGTCGACGGTCTGACGCAGCTCTTCAACAAGCGCTTCTTTAACGAGGCCCTCGAGCGGGAGTTCAACCGGGCGCGCCGTTACGAGCGGCCGCTGTCGCTCGTGGTCTTCGACATCGACCACTTCAAGCTCAAAAACGACCAGTTCGGTCACGTCGCCGGCGACGCGGTGCTCCGGCAGTTGGCGATGCTGATTCAGCCGAAGCTGCGGCGCGACGACATCTTCGCGCGCATCGGCGGCGAGGAGTTCGCGGTGCTCCTCCCCGAGCTCCCGCTCGATGCGGCCTACGCCACCGGCGTTCGGCTCAAGGTCCTCGTGGAGACGGGCCGCTTCTCCTTCGACGAGGTCGACATCGGCTGCACGATCAGCGTGGGCGTGGCCTGCTTGGACGACAAGACCGAGTCACCGACGGATCTCTTCCGCGCCGCCGACTCGGCGCTCTATCGCGCCAAAGAAGAGGGGCGCAACGCCGTCCGCGCCTACGGCGCCGTCTCACCTCCGACGACTTGA
- a CDS encoding ATP-binding cassette domain-containing protein: protein MIEVEHLRKVYRVPVRGAGLVQAAVSLFRRRFDNVVAVDDVSFRVEAGECVGFLGPNGAGKTTTLKILSGLLHPTAGSVRVAGHVPGDRDHAYLRRIMLVLGQKQQLIWDLPPADTFELNRVVYDIDDASYKKTLAELTELLGLAELLTKPTRQLSLGERMKCELTAALLHRPNVLFLDEPTIGLDVSMQATLRDFIRDYCKRHGATLLLTSHYMDDVAALCSRVVVIDKGRLAYQGTLEALAHRVKPLKRMVLRLSRVASPEVAATLGTVVSHGDAELVIDVPRDVVSEAVARALAQLSVTDLIVLDPPLEDVMRELFASNAAPKAEPPP, encoded by the coding sequence GTGATCGAGGTCGAGCACCTCCGCAAGGTGTACCGCGTGCCCGTGCGCGGTGCTGGTCTTGTCCAGGCGGCCGTGTCGCTCTTTCGGCGCCGCTTCGACAACGTCGTCGCCGTCGACGACGTCTCGTTTCGCGTCGAGGCCGGTGAGTGCGTGGGCTTCTTGGGCCCGAACGGCGCCGGCAAGACCACGACGCTCAAGATCCTCTCGGGTCTCTTGCACCCCACGGCGGGGAGCGTCCGCGTGGCTGGACACGTGCCTGGCGACCGCGATCACGCCTACCTGCGGCGGATCATGCTCGTCCTGGGGCAAAAGCAGCAGCTCATCTGGGATCTGCCGCCGGCCGACACCTTCGAGCTGAACCGCGTCGTCTACGACATCGACGACGCGAGCTACAAGAAGACCCTCGCGGAGCTCACCGAGCTCTTGGGCCTCGCCGAACTTCTCACGAAGCCAACGCGGCAGCTCTCCTTGGGCGAGCGCATGAAATGCGAGCTCACGGCGGCCCTCTTGCACCGGCCCAACGTGCTCTTCCTCGACGAGCCGACCATCGGCCTCGACGTCTCGATGCAGGCCACGCTGCGCGACTTCATTCGCGACTATTGCAAGCGGCACGGCGCGACGTTGCTCTTAACCAGCCACTACATGGACGACGTGGCGGCGCTCTGCTCGCGCGTCGTCGTCATCGACAAGGGGCGCCTCGCGTACCAAGGTACGCTCGAAGCCCTCGCCCACCGCGTCAAGCCGCTCAAGCGCATGGTGCTGCGGCTCTCCCGCGTGGCCTCACCCGAGGTCGCCGCCACGCTCGGGACCGTCGTCAGTCACGGTGACGCCGAGCTCGTCATCGACGTACCTCGCGACGTCGTTAGCGAGGCGGTGGCGCGCGCGTTGGCGCAGCTCTCGGTGACCGATCTCATCGTCCTCGATCCGCCGCTCGAGGACGTGATGCGCGAGCTCTTCGCCTCGAACGCGGCGCCCAAAGCGGAGCCGCCGCCGTGA